One Bemisia tabaci chromosome 7, PGI_BMITA_v3 DNA window includes the following coding sequences:
- the LOC109032723 gene encoding cathepsin B-like cysteine proteinase 4, translating to MAVIFLPLLALVHQCIGSENVDALLKKRPSWSFEVESIESSIKNALHKHKLAGHDFELTEEMLRSDLKRSLAPGATHIPRKVGDPKWQQDPRNVPSTFDAREHWKACADIIGHVEDEGPCNTDVPAVVASVMSDRYCIYSNGTFKDRLSQEVMMGCGALCTGWPMSYYAWEYALNHGLPTGGPHGSNKGCAPYSYAGCNHTGYYDLTGSAQKMKSCQVPFDLECPTECTNKHYKTPLDKDLRNLTCFYFTSNDEFTMRNEIMTFGPIMSSVHFYNDFLEKPKGIFQRKENRKFLHGLKFFKIIGWGVEDGKKYWLCMHTWDTWGDKVFKFPRGENYDFIEWRPSAGLFDNMD from the exons ATGGCcgtcatttttcttccattGCTGGCGTTAGTGCATCAATGCATTGGCTCCGAAAATGTTGACGCGCTTTTAAAGAAGCGCCCGTCTTGGTCG TTCGAGGTGGAGAGTATTGAATCCTCGATCAAAAATGCTCTGCACAAGCACAAGTTAGCAGGACATGATTTTGAACTAACGGAGGAAATGTTGAGAAGCGATTTGAAAAGGAGTTTAGCCCCCGGTGCTACTCACATCCCGAGGAAGGTTGGTGATCCCAAATGGCAACAGGATCCGAGGAATGTCCCTTCTACCTTCGACGCAAGAGAGCATTGGAAGGCGTGCGCTGATATAATCGGGCATGTTGAGGACGAAGGCCCTTGCAACACAGATGTG CCAGCTGTCGTTGCATCTGTGATGTCAGACCGTTATTGTATTTACTCCAACGGTACCTTCAAGGACAGGCTATCCCAAGAAGTGATGATGGGCTGTGGTGCACTGTGCACCGGTTGGCCAATGTCTTACTACGCCTGGGAGTATGCTTTAAATCATGGGCTTCCCACTGGCGGACCGCATGGATCAAATAAG GGCTGTGCACCTTACTCCTACGCTGGATGCAATCATACTGGATACTATGACTTGACAGGTTCCGCACAGAAAATGAAAAGTTGCCAAGTTCCATTTGATCTGGAGTGTCCCACGGAATGCACTAACAAGCACTACAAAACACCTCTTGACAAGGATTTGAGAAATT TGACGTGTTTTTACTTCACATCGAACGATGAGTTTACAATGCGGAATGAGATTATGACTTTCGGCCCAATCATGTCAAGCGTACACTTCTACAATGATTTCCTGGAGAAACCTAAAG GAATTTTCCAAAGGAAGGAGAACAGAAAATTCTTGCATGGACTCAAGTTTTTCAAGATTATCGGCTGGGGCGTGGAGGACGGCAAGAAGTATTGGCTCTGCATGCATACGTGGGACACGTGGGGTgacaaagtttttaaatttccgcGAGGAGAAAATTATGACTTCATCGAATGGAGGCCGAGCGCTGGACTTTTCGACAACATGGACTGA